GTCAAGTAGAAGCACGGAGAATGCAAACATAAACATTCCCAATGGATTTATAATGAGCGGACAGGTCCACGTCCACCCACTCCGCTTGTGGCTTTCCTCAGAACTTATATTGGATTTCACACAATCGCCCCACCTTAAAGGCAACTGCTTCGGAACTTAACCGAAAGTGGACTTCCCCTTTTAATTGCCATAATCGTATTTTCTTTTCAGTCTCTCTATTTCCTGTCTTACTTCAAGGATATCACATGACCCTCGATGGCAATTTCTATGGCGGAGGGCTTAACTGGGTTTCAGGGCTTTGAAGTTGCCCCCTTTCAGCCAAGTTTGCATAGTAGTCATTGttgtttgcaatttatttgagTGGCTGTGACacatattataataaaaccTTCACATAGTATTCTAATCAATCCCTTTGTTTACTTGGCTTTTAAGTACATCTTGCCTTGAGTTCATTCCATCAGTCATTTAGTCAAAGTACTTGCTcctataaattaatttaatttattgacaCATTGCCATGTGGCAGTAACTCATGCTTGATAAGACTTAacactttatatttgcatCGATAAAGAAGCTATATAAAACTATGACCACAATGGTGGCTTCTTAGTAAACCAAAATGAAGGCATTCGTACTGTTATTGGCTTCCCTCTTGGGGGTCTGCGCTGGATTCACTGTACCCCACACTGCTGTCCACCCCCGAGATCTCAAGGTCGAACATCGCAGCATCGAGGGTCGCATCACGAACGGAAACGTGGCCGCCGAGGGTCAGGTTCCCTACATCGTGGGAGTCAGCTTGAATAGCAACGGAAACTGGTGGTGGTGCGGGGGATCTATAATAGGCAATACATGGGTGCTCACTGCCGCCCACTGTGTCGCAGGGTAGGTTTTGAAAGCAAAGAAATATGTTATTAATTCGAAATAACATTTCTAAATACCAACAGTGCCGATGAGGCTTCACTTTACTACGGCGCCATCAACTACAATGAGCCCGCCTTCCGGCACACAGTCAGCAGAGAGAACTTAATCATGTACCCTGGTTATGTGGGACTCGATCATGATTTGGCTATGATCCGGACACCCCACGTGGACTTCTACAGTCTGGTCAACAAAATCGAACTGCCCAGTTTGAATGAGCGTTACAATTCCTACGAGAACAACTGGGCTCAAGCTTCTGGCTGGGGTGCCATTTACGATGGCAGCAATGTGGTGGAGGATCTGCGATTTGTAGAAGTACGCGTGATTTCCGTTTCGGATTGCCAGGCCTACTACGGAACTGAAACTGCCACCGAAAACGTCATCTGCGTGGATACTCCGGATGGCAAGTCCACCTGCCAGGGCGATTCCGGTGGTCCTCTGGCCACAAGGGAGGGTGACAAGCTGATCGGAGTCACTTCGTTTGGATCCATTTACGGCTGCCAGTCAGGAGCCCCGGCTGGTTTCACTCGGGTCACCAATTACCTTGAGTGGATTAAGGAGGTGACTGGCATTTACTATTGAGTGTAGTCCCAAAACCAATTTCACTGAATAAATTCCCGATTTTCTGCACTCATTTTTTACTtgcaataataatttatataaaatattgtgCTGGAAACTATTTGTAATAGACCAGGATGAAAAATtccacaaaaatttaaaatgaaatttctaAGTACGGTGAGGATCGTTAATAGTTGAAATAACCATATAGGTACTTTTTCATGATACACAATTATTCAGCAAGATATCAATCCTCATACAATACCTGCACTACAAAACTATGGACAATctaacaaattataattaatgaatattttaatctgCTAAATTtcctgtttttaaatttacctatCAGTTCAGTCAAACAATCAGCTTAAGTGCCTgctaatataaattaaacttattcaTTAATAAAGGCACCGAGTTAGCGACTAATCGAGATAAgatatcgccatttaaaattaacattgaTAATGATTTCGCTTGGGGTATATAATATTGAGATCACATTAGGAGTTTTTCAGTCTTTAGAAATGAGGAGTCTATCGCTATTGTCGCTGGCTTTCCTTGGGGTCTGCACCGCACTCACTGTGCCCCACTCGGTGGTGCACCCACGGGATCTGCAGGTTCAGCATGGAAGCATCGAGGGTCGCATCACCAATGGAAACCAGGCGGCTGAGGGTCAGGTTCCCTACATCGTGGGAGTAAGCCTGAACAGCAATGGAAACTGGTGGTGGTGTGGAGGCTCCATTATCGGACACACTTGGGTTCTCACCGCCGCTCACTGTACCGCTGGGTTAGTAATCCAAACTTTCAAATATACAAATCTTTATTAATACAGTAAATTTATTACAGCGCCGATGAGGCTTCACTGTACTACGGCGCCATCAATTATAATGAGCCCGCCTTCCGGCACACAGTCAGCAGTGAGAAGTTCATCAGGTATCCTGGTTATGTTGGACTCGACCATGATTTGGCTCTGATCAGGACACCCCACGTGGACTTCTACAGTCTGGTCAACAAAATCGAACTGCCCAGTCTGGATGATCGCTACAATTCCTATGAGAACAGATGGGTTCAGGCCTCCGGATGGGGCGCCATTTACGATGGCAGCAATGTGGTGGAGGAGCTCCGGGTGGTGGATCTGAAGGTGATCTCCGTGGCGGAGTGCCAGGCCTACTACGGAACCGAAACCGCCTCCGAGAACACCATCTGCGTGGAGACTCCCGACGGAAAGGCCACCTGCCAGGGCGACTCCGGCGGTCCTCTGGTCACAAAGGAAGGCGACAAGCTGGTCGGGATCACGTCTTTTGTCTCCGACTACGGCTGCCAGGTTGGCGGTCCCGCTGGCTTCACTCGAGTCACCAAGTACTTGGAATGGATCAAGGAGGAGACtggaatttattattaaatgctTTGTAAAGAAAAACCCACAAAAGTTCAGTTATTACTTTGACAATTACATTGGTAGAGTTCGAAATTAAGCCTTTACTCGCTTTTATATGCtggctttttgtttattttggtatGGCAAGaggaaaaaactaaaacaaaattagtttGGAGCTTTGCAGAATCTGGCTCATCAGATTAAGAACCATGCTTAACTTTGAGGAAACTATATCACTGTAATACAACAACAATCCCTtccataaattttaattttctttgttttttcctCATGCTAAGAAATTCTAAAGCTAAACAGAGTATCAAGttcgctaaaaaaaatatattaatatgtatattatatatatctgattggttttttaaattataatattatattcaaatattttaatctgATTAGATTCCTGAGAACACATTAAATCAATCCACTTCAAAAGTGGGCCATATTTTAGCAAGGAAGCCACTTGGGGCGGTCTTATCAGCCGGAGAGTCTGGTCACGATGATAACTGGCTCACAATTTACTGCCTCCGAGATTTACATATGATTAGAAGGGCTCTTGGAGCAAGATAACACCATTGCCTTTTGTATAAAAAGGCGTCGTGGCTTAAGTAGTAGCATAAGTTGAAAGACTTGGTTAAGATGAAACTGTTCGTGTTCCTGGCCTTGGCCGTGGCCGCAGCTACGGCTGTCCCGGCTCCCTCGCAGAAGCTGACCCCGGTGCCTATGAAGGACATCCAGGGTCGCATCACCAACGGCTACCCGGCCTACGAGGGCAAGGTGCCCTACATCGTGGGTCTGCTCTTCAGCGGCAACGGAGGCAACTGGTGGTGCGGTGGCTCGATCATCGGCAACACCTGGGTGCTGACCGCCGCCCACTGCACCAACGGAGCCAGCGGAGTGACCATCAACTACGGAGCCAGCATCCGCACCCAGCCGCAGTACTCCCACTGGGTGGGCAGCGGCAACATCGTGCAGcaccaccactacaacagcggCAACCTGCACAACGACATCTCCCTGATCCGCACCCCGCACGTCGACTTCTGGCACCTGGTCAACAAGGTGGAGCTGCCCAGCTACAACGACCGCTACCAGAACTACGCCGGCTGGTGGGCCGTGGCCTCCGGCTGGGGCGGCACCTACGACGGCAGCCCACTCCCCGACTGGCTGCAGGCCGTCGACGTCCAGATCTTGTCCCAGAGCGACTGCAGCCGCACCTGGTCCCTCCACGAGAACATGATCTGCATCAACACCGCCGGCGGCAAGTCCACCTGCGGAGGCGACTCCGGTGGCCCCCTGGTCACGCACGAGGGCAACCGCCTGGTCGGAGTGACCTCCTTCGGCTCCGCCGCCGGCTGCCAGTCCGGAGCTCCCGCCGTCTTCAGCCGAGTGACTGGATACCTGGACTGGATCCGCGACAACACCGGCATCTCCTACTAAAATAAACGATTAAAGCATAACAATACATCCGAGTTTTCAATTGGCCACTTTAATATTGAGTCCCGGGCTGAGTGGCACAAATCAGTTAACATGGTGCACATTTCCCCAACCTGTGGCAATTAATGACTATGTGATGGCCACAGGCATTTGCAAAACAACagcgaaaaattaaaaatgggaaaaaaaattgtaattggaAATGGTCAAAGCGatgacataaataaaattcaatcacGAAATAAAATTGCATTCGATTGCAATTGAGCGACGCATACCGGGCACAAATCACTGActgaaatcaaatcaaatcaaattagaAAACAATCCACCAATGCAGCATAGGTTGTATAAAAATCTAAtcaaaatctaataaaatgtttttctccGATGCAAATTACTTGCAACCCATATCTGGTCCACCGTATCTCACCCACCCCCCATAAAAAttgcacaaaataaaaaaggctcAACCAATCATTTGAAAACTGTATGCAAATTACATGCAAAATATCGTCTCATTATTATCCGTCTCTGTATATTCCCATCTCTCATGATTCGAACTTTAAGAACCCAATACAATTTTAACTAGTCTCGAAAAGTActtttagaaaaaaagttacacattgtaattttgttttttaaatggatttaacacactttttgttataaaacGGCTTTGCTCTTAAAGCAATGATGTTCCTTGTCATTAGGAAGTGAAATTTAGAAGGACAATCTATGGTTGACCAAAGAGGTCCCAATTGAAAATTCGGATGTGTTGTTTTGCTTTAATCGTTTATTGTAGAGACCCCATAAAAACTGGGTAAGTGCTTAGTAGGAGATGCCGGTGTTGTCGCGGATCCAGTCCAGGTATCCAGTCACTCGGCTGAAGACGGCGGGAGCTCCGGACTGGCAGCCGGCGGCGGAGCCGAAGGAGGTCACTCCGACCAGGCGGTTGCCCTCGTGCGTGACCAGGGGGCCACCGGAGTCGCCTCCGCAGGTGGACTTGCCGCCGGCGGTGTTGATGCAGATCATGTTCTCGTGGAGGGACCAGGTGCGGCTGCAGTCGCTCTGGGACAAGATCTGGACGTCGACGGCCTGCAGCCAGTCGGGGAGTGGGCTGCCGTCGTAGGTGCCGCCCCAGCCGGAGGCCACGGCCCACCAGCCGGCGTAGTTCTGGTAGCGGTCGTTGTAGCTGGGCAGCTCCACCTTGTTGACCAGGTGCCAGAAGTCGACGTGCGGGGTGCGGATCAGGGAGATGTCGTTGTGCAGGTTGccgctgttgtagtggtggtgCTGCACGATGTTGCCGCTGCCCACCCAGTGGGAGTACTGCGGCTGGGTGCGGATGCTGGCTCCGTAGTTGATGGTCACTCCGCTGGCTCCGTTGGTGCAGTGGGCGGCGGTCAGCACCCAGGTGTTGCCGATGATCGAGCCACCGCACCACCAGTTGCCTCCGTTGCCGCTGAAGAGCAGACCCACGATGTAGGGCACCTTGCCCTCGTAGGCCGGGTAGCCGTTGGTGATGC
This genomic window from Drosophila gunungcola strain Sukarami chromosome 3R, Dgunungcola_SK_2, whole genome shotgun sequence contains:
- the LOC128266507 gene encoding serine protease 1 gives rise to the protein MKLFVFLALAVAAATAVPAPSQKLTPVPMKDIQGRITNGYPAYEGKVPYIVGLLFSGNGGNWWCGGSIIGNTWVLTAAHCTNGASGVTINYGASIRTQPQYSHWVGSGNIVQHHHYNSGNLHNDISLIRTPHVDFWHLVNKVELPSYNDRYQNYAGWWAVASGWGGTYDGSPLPDWLQAVDVQILSQSDCSRTWSLHENMICINTAGGKSTCGGDSGGPLVTHEGNRLVGVTSFGSAAGCQSGAPAVFSRVTGYLDWIRDNTGISY
- the LOC128253249 gene encoding serine protease 3; translation: MRSLSLLSLAFLGVCTALTVPHSVVHPRDLQVQHGSIEGRITNGNQAAEGQVPYIVGVSLNSNGNWWWCGGSIIGHTWVLTAAHCTAGADEASLYYGAINYNEPAFRHTVSSEKFIRYPGYVGLDHDLALIRTPHVDFYSLVNKIELPSLDDRYNSYENRWVQASGWGAIYDGSNVVEELRVVDLKVISVAECQAYYGTETASENTICVETPDGKATCQGDSGGPLVTKEGDKLVGITSFVSDYGCQVGGPAGFTRVTKYLEWIKEETGIYY
- the LOC128253241 gene encoding serine protease 3-like — protein: MKAFVLLLASLLGVCAGFTVPHTAVHPRDLKVEHRSIEGRITNGNVAAEGQVPYIVGVSLNSNGNWWWCGGSIIGNTWVLTAAHCVAGADEASLYYGAINYNEPAFRHTVSRENLIMYPGYVGLDHDLAMIRTPHVDFYSLVNKIELPSLNERYNSYENNWAQASGWGAIYDGSNVVEDLRFVEVRVISVSDCQAYYGTETATENVICVDTPDGKSTCQGDSGGPLATREGDKLIGVTSFGSIYGCQSGAPAGFTRVTNYLEWIKEVTGIYY
- the LOC128252591 gene encoding serine protease 1 gives rise to the protein MKLFVFLALAVAAATAVPAPSQKLTPVPMKDIQGRITNGYPAYEGKVPYIVGLLFSGNGGNWWCGGSIIGNTWVLTAAHCTNGASGVTINYGASIRTQPQYSHWVGSGNIVQHHHYNSGNLHNDISLIRTPHVDFWHLVNKVELPSYNDRYQNYAGWWAVASGWGGTYDGSPLPDWLQAVDVQILSQSDCSRTWSLHENMICINTAGGKSTCGGDSGGPLVTHEGNRLVGVTSFGSAAGCQSGAPAVFSRVTGYLDWIRDNTGISY